TGTCATTTGTAACAATCGATAACCAATGACTAATGACCAATGACTAATGACTAATGACTAACTTACATTTCTGATGCTGAAGAACGATTGAAAAAGTTAGACAAATAGGCAACTAATACACCAATGAGAAAACCAGCTATATTGCGGACTAAAGGTAGCCAGTCAGAGGTACGGGATACCACAGGCCCAATACCGAAAGCGATAAACAAAATTCCCCACAGAGGAGAAAAAATTAAAGCCCATTGCCAAGCAACAATTTGTCCTTCACGCCGGGGTTGAGCCGCAAACCCACAAACAATTCCACCGATGACTGAGCTAATCAGTGTCAGAATCCACTGTTCTCTTGGCAGTCCAGGAACGACACGGCAACCACCCTGACGCAAACAAGTTTCAATTGATTCTAGAGCTTGGATGATTGCTCCGTCTTCGCCTTCTTCTCGTACAAAGTATAAGTTGCCAAAGCGTGTTTGTAGTTCTACCCAAAATGTGCGGGGTAGCAACTTATAAACTGCATCGCCAACGTTGAAGTTGAGAATATTACCACCACTGGCATCAGCAACTAATAAAACACTTTTATCATCAAGTTTCCAAAAGTTTTTAACCGCTAAACCTGGCGTACGGTCATACTGAGTTAAAACTCTCAACTTCCAGCCGGTTTCAGCTTCAAATTGTTCTAGTTTTTTAACAAGGTTTTCTTCCTGAGCAGAGGTAAGCGATTTAGCTAAGTCTACGACTGGAGTGGGGGTATCTGGTAGTAACTCTGGATTGTCATAAGCATGAGCGTAGGGAGGATGTGTTACCCAAATAGACCCTGCCAAGAAAAACACTGCACAAAATACCAGAATTCGTCGCCAAAAACAATGCTGCATGGACTTTTTTATACGATTCTCTACAGTAGATGTGAACAAGTTGTTTTTAAAGATTAGAGGAAAACTGATAATTCTTTACACTTTTTAACTTTAATCTAATTTAAGTAATTAGTCATTAATCATTGGTCATTGGTCATTGGTTATTAGTAATCGAGAAGAGGTTGTTAGGGAAAATTTTATTGGGGAAGAAGTCCAGCATCATTGGTCAATTAGCAAAGGACAAATGACTAATGACTAATGACTATTGCATATTAAAGAGGTTTGTGTGTTGGTATACCAACAGCACGGGGATATTTAGTAGGTGTAGTTGCAATCTTCCGTAAGTACAGACAGTGACGAAGGCTAGTACTTAAGGGAGTGGTAAATTGTTCAATTGCTGCTATTTCACCACCAAGCTGTTTGACAACATCTGTTAAAGCTGTAGTTTCATCTTCTGTCCAGTTACCCCGGTAAATAATAGCTAAACCACCCTGTTTGAGTAATGGTAAAGTATATTCTGCACAAACTGATGCATTACCAACAGCGCGAATCATAGCTACATCGTAGTTTTGGCGGTGTTGGGACTGCTGACCAATTTCTTCAGCTCTGCCAGTTAATGTTTTAATATTCTCCAGTTCTAACTCAGGTAGGATGTTTTCAATAAAAGCTATTTTTTTGCGAGTAGAATCCACAAGTGTGACACTACAATCAGGCAGTGCGATCGCTACGGGAATACCAGGAAAACCCGCGCCTGTACCAAGATCAATGAAATGACGCGGTGGTGGAGTGGTGGGGTGGTGGGGTGGTGGGGTGAGATCTTTCTCCCCATCTCTTAGTAAGGGTGCAATTCCCCGTAGAGAATCCCACAGATGTTTTTCCCAAAATTCCTGGGGGTCGGTGATCCTGGTTAAATTAAGCTTTTGATTACCTTCTAAGATTAATTCATACAACCTCTGCAATTTTACCTGCTGTTCGGCTGTGGGTTGCCAATTGAGAGTTTGCTGCCATATCTCTGGCAATTCTGGCAAAGAAGGCACGGTTAAGTTGTTCACAGTTTCACTCTTACAAAAAATAGGGTGTAAGGGTAAATATATTAATTGTTTTTCTTCCTCATACACACCTATACTCTTACACCCCTATACCCTTTTGAACTTAACATTTTTAAGAATAGGTATTTTTAGTAAGCACTTTGGTGTTTAAAGGTATTTTTTGAAATTTGGATTCTCTCAGAACCCATTCATAAAGAACATTAAGACATTTGTGACCAACGTCTTGACGTTGTTTATGAACAAGAACCCATTCATAAAGAACATTAAGACATTTGTGACCAACGTCTTGACGTTGTTTATGAACGGGAACCCATTCACTATAAACGTGAAAGCGATCGCAAATAACGATTAAATTTATAGCGTCTACAAACCAATAACCGCTTAAGTTGCTGCTGCAAATCGTTTGTTAATTTCATCCCAGTTCAACACATTCCACCAAGCGTCTAAATAATCGGCGCGGCGGTTTTGGTATTTGAGGTAATAAGCGTGTTCCCATACATCATT
Above is a genomic segment from Fischerella sp. JS2 containing:
- a CDS encoding TPM domain-containing protein — its product is MQHCFWRRILVFCAVFFLAGSIWVTHPPYAHAYDNPELLPDTPTPVVDLAKSLTSAQEENLVKKLEQFEAETGWKLRVLTQYDRTPGLAVKNFWKLDDKSVLLVADASGGNILNFNVGDAVYKLLPRTFWVELQTRFGNLYFVREEGEDGAIIQALESIETCLRQGGCRVVPGLPREQWILTLISSVIGGIVCGFAAQPRREGQIVAWQWALIFSPLWGILFIAFGIGPVVSRTSDWLPLVRNIAGFLIGVLVAYLSNFFNRSSASEM
- the rsmG gene encoding 16S rRNA (guanine(527)-N(7))-methyltransferase RsmG, with amino-acid sequence MNNLTVPSLPELPEIWQQTLNWQPTAEQQVKLQRLYELILEGNQKLNLTRITDPQEFWEKHLWDSLRGIAPLLRDGEKDLTPPPHHPTTPPPRHFIDLGTGAGFPGIPVAIALPDCSVTLVDSTRKKIAFIENILPELELENIKTLTGRAEEIGQQSQHRQNYDVAMIRAVGNASVCAEYTLPLLKQGGLAIIYRGNWTEDETTALTDVVKQLGGEIAAIEQFTTPLSTSLRHCLYLRKIATTPTKYPRAVGIPTHKPL